One window of Candidatus Nitrospira kreftii genomic DNA carries:
- a CDS encoding hypothetical protein (conserved protein of unknown function), whose protein sequence is MNDHELQRVVQYVTASTSYARETVGDILRTGFAELSSLATSSIQPFEREALLEYVSQWTIKRTGQPEPLVREVLSCAGRWLDQVYDELAKRQPEALGLKSNHEGDAESD, encoded by the coding sequence ATGAACGATCACGAACTGCAGCGAGTGGTTCAATACGTGACGGCCAGCACGTCGTATGCACGCGAGACTGTGGGTGATATTCTCCGTACGGGCTTTGCGGAGCTGTCGTCGCTGGCAACGAGTTCGATTCAGCCCTTCGAAAGGGAGGCTCTTTTAGAATATGTCTCACAGTGGACCATCAAGCGAACTGGACAGCCGGAGCCATTGGTTCGCGAAGTGCTAAGCTGCGCCGGCCGATGGTTGGATCAAGTCTACGATGAACTTGCCAAGCGGCAGCCGGAAGCGTTGGGGCTGAAGTCAAATCATGAAGGTGATGCAGAGAGTGACTGA
- a CDS encoding hypothetical protein (conserved protein of unknown function), which produces MGRFRSKKTLKLVTHLRGGRPGPIPAWKREEEGLSPELHDRWSTLHRHCVDQSSHLRLGRLVRRLTHYDYGVRESALAELDLACQLIRAGVRVTFLPESQARTADLACDTGRKPFYVEVTAMVGSAERQQLPLRGLDFNGEPGEEEDRGVILTHRILARIQQKAKQLADYCDPVVLSISIPRSDLQGEKHSRPERIRLDLKTLAGSVTALLTRIPTISAVIISIWDAEPLPSRSAVRLANVEVIERAKHQSTQPRVRMLVLNPIAAAPLSESHDVLFRQTL; this is translated from the coding sequence ATGGGACGGTTTCGTTCGAAAAAGACGCTCAAGCTGGTCACCCATCTTCGAGGTGGGCGTCCGGGACCGATACCCGCCTGGAAGCGAGAAGAAGAAGGGTTGTCTCCCGAACTGCACGATCGGTGGAGCACGCTTCATCGGCATTGCGTCGATCAATCGAGTCATCTTCGTCTAGGACGCCTTGTTCGGCGGCTCACACACTATGATTACGGGGTCAGGGAATCCGCGCTGGCTGAATTAGATTTAGCCTGCCAGTTGATTCGCGCAGGGGTTCGGGTCACCTTCTTGCCTGAGTCGCAAGCACGAACAGCGGATCTTGCATGCGACACCGGCCGCAAACCTTTCTACGTGGAAGTCACGGCGATGGTAGGGTCGGCAGAGCGGCAGCAGTTGCCTCTTCGCGGACTTGATTTCAATGGGGAGCCGGGGGAAGAGGAGGACCGGGGTGTCATCTTGACGCATCGAATTCTCGCGCGGATTCAGCAAAAGGCGAAGCAACTGGCCGATTATTGTGACCCGGTGGTGCTCAGTATCTCCATCCCACGATCCGATCTTCAGGGCGAAAAACACTCCCGCCCTGAGCGGATTCGGCTGGATCTGAAGACCCTTGCGGGTTCGGTGACGGCGCTACTCACAAGAATTCCTACCATCAGTGCGGTCATCATTTCGATCTGGGATGCTGAACCACTCCCATCCAGATCAGCGGTGAGGTTGGCGAACGTTGAAGTGATCGAACGGGCGAAACATCAGTCGACCCAGCCTCGGGTGCGCATGTTGGTCTTGAACCCGATCGCCGCAGCCCCGCTCTCCGAATCGCATGATGTGTTGTTTAGGCAAACTTTGTAG
- a CDS encoding hypothetical protein (conserved protein of unknown function) has translation MPNPRIEPLKKVLAIDPNDDVAWFGLGKAYMDDGNFEEAAKSLRQCVTVKPTYSAAYFALAQSLQKLNRLDECRTVCATGIDVSTKNGDAMVTKNLETLKLALGS, from the coding sequence ATGCCGAATCCAAGAATCGAACCGCTCAAGAAAGTCCTCGCCATCGATCCGAACGATGATGTGGCCTGGTTTGGATTGGGGAAAGCCTACATGGACGATGGGAATTTTGAAGAGGCCGCCAAATCGCTGCGCCAGTGCGTGACGGTCAAACCAACCTATTCAGCCGCCTACTTCGCCCTCGCACAGTCACTCCAGAAACTCAATCGGCTCGATGAATGCCGAACAGTATGTGCCACCGGCATTGACGTTTCTACGAAGAACGGCGATGCCATGGTCACGAAGAATCTGGAGACCTTGAAACTCGCCCTGGGGTCGTGA
- a CDS encoding putative deacetylase translates to MGKTGLVYHPAYLDHDMGPGHPESPNRLRAIMQRLDQSGTAARLVRIDPRRAEDEWVTQIHTPGYVAAITRESPSSGRVSLDPDTSMSPGSLEAAYLAAGGALAAVDAIMTHQVDHVFCAVRPPGHHAEAARAMGFCFFNNVAIAARYVQRNYGLSRVLIVDWDVHHGNGTQHSFEHDPSVLFFSTHQYPHYPGTGRETEQGKGAGEGGTINVPMEAGEGDEEYRAVFQKSLVPAADEFKPEFVIISAGFDAHKDDPLASMGLTDAGYSELTSIVAEVAKRHAKGRILSSLEGGYNLNALAASVDAHVKALLAC, encoded by the coding sequence ATGGGGAAAACGGGTCTCGTCTATCATCCAGCCTATCTCGATCATGATATGGGACCAGGGCATCCTGAGTCTCCTAATCGGTTGCGTGCGATTATGCAGCGACTGGACCAGAGTGGGACGGCCGCCCGCCTGGTTCGGATCGACCCGCGACGAGCGGAGGATGAGTGGGTCACACAGATTCATACTCCTGGTTACGTGGCGGCGATTACTCGAGAGTCGCCCTCAAGTGGGCGTGTGTCTCTGGACCCTGACACCTCAATGTCGCCTGGCTCCTTGGAGGCCGCGTATTTAGCGGCGGGTGGGGCGTTGGCAGCGGTCGATGCCATCATGACGCACCAGGTTGATCATGTGTTCTGTGCCGTCCGGCCGCCAGGTCATCATGCTGAAGCGGCGCGAGCGATGGGGTTTTGCTTCTTCAATAACGTCGCCATTGCCGCACGGTATGTTCAGAGGAACTATGGTCTGAGCCGAGTTTTGATCGTGGATTGGGATGTTCACCATGGAAACGGCACCCAGCATAGTTTTGAGCACGATCCCTCGGTATTGTTTTTCAGTACCCATCAGTATCCTCATTACCCGGGGACTGGTCGAGAGACTGAGCAGGGGAAGGGAGCAGGAGAGGGGGGTACGATCAATGTGCCGATGGAGGCAGGCGAAGGGGACGAAGAATACCGCGCTGTGTTTCAGAAATCGTTAGTGCCGGCAGCCGACGAGTTTAAGCCGGAGTTCGTGATCATCTCAGCGGGTTTCGATGCGCACAAAGATGACCCGTTAGCGAGCATGGGCCTGACCGATGCCGGGTACAGCGAGCTGACAAGCATTGTGGCCGAGGTTGCGAAGCGTCACGCGAAAGGGCGGATCCTTTCTTCTCTAGAGGGGGGGTATAATCTCAATGCCCTCGCTGCCTCCGTGGATGCCCACGTCAAGGCGTTATTGGCCTGTTGA
- a CDS encoding hypothetical protein (conserved protein of unknown function), which produces MRKTSIIAILAVVLVGGIYFYYTEIKPVVIFGLRSDYAKALPFQDVPQGLVSLKAESCGQCHREIYEEWKTSIHAHAYEDPFFQAYWKKDKNIWVCLNCHTPLENQQPTLVKEIPRGRVEQAVQEPNLRYDPQYQKEAVTCAVCHVRDGVIYGPFEDSVAPHPTKYDPNFRTAQPCYRCHNVVSGPAQFYNVGPCGTYAEYEGKFFMQERGFICQSCHMPEIDRPVALGGPVRRGRQHLWRGGHDPDMVRRAVAVQVKADIASPQPGDRIGVTLTLLNAGAGHKIPTGDPDRFFTVEFSVEDEQGTVLEQQRTTMGRWILWQPAIVELYDNRLLPLASREYQFAYRLPEKIDGLRLRTRVRYHILTDAQHEMLQTKYGLTGDDPYRFVVYERAVPLSGDMNFAWEKESDLSPSFVGSHEVNSCKARG; this is translated from the coding sequence ATGCGCAAAACTTCGATCATCGCCATTCTCGCCGTCGTTCTCGTCGGTGGAATCTACTTCTACTATACCGAAATCAAACCGGTCGTGATTTTTGGGTTGCGCTCGGATTATGCGAAGGCCCTTCCATTTCAAGACGTCCCTCAAGGACTGGTAAGTCTGAAGGCCGAGTCCTGTGGTCAATGTCACCGAGAAATTTACGAAGAATGGAAGACGAGCATCCATGCGCATGCCTACGAAGATCCGTTCTTCCAAGCGTATTGGAAGAAGGATAAGAACATTTGGGTATGCCTCAATTGCCATACTCCACTCGAGAACCAGCAGCCCACGCTGGTAAAAGAGATTCCACGTGGGCGAGTCGAGCAAGCGGTTCAAGAGCCCAACCTCCGATACGATCCTCAGTATCAAAAGGAAGCGGTGACGTGTGCGGTCTGTCACGTGCGCGACGGCGTGATTTATGGGCCATTCGAAGACTCCGTTGCCCCGCACCCCACCAAGTACGATCCCAATTTTAGAACAGCACAGCCCTGTTACCGCTGTCACAATGTGGTCTCCGGACCGGCACAGTTTTATAACGTCGGGCCCTGCGGCACATATGCCGAGTATGAGGGTAAGTTCTTCATGCAAGAACGTGGGTTCATTTGTCAGAGTTGCCATATGCCCGAGATCGATCGGCCGGTGGCGTTGGGGGGACCGGTGCGCAGGGGGCGGCAGCACCTCTGGCGCGGCGGGCATGATCCGGATATGGTGAGACGGGCGGTGGCGGTGCAGGTCAAAGCGGATATCGCTTCTCCACAACCGGGCGATCGAATCGGCGTGACACTCACGCTCCTCAACGCTGGAGCCGGGCACAAGATCCCGACGGGAGACCCTGACCGATTCTTTACGGTGGAGTTTTCAGTCGAGGATGAACAGGGAACTGTATTAGAGCAGCAGCGCACGACGATGGGACGTTGGATTCTGTGGCAGCCGGCGATTGTGGAGTTGTATGATAATAGATTACTGCCGTTGGCCAGCCGAGAATATCAGTTTGCGTATCGGTTGCCGGAGAAAATAGACGGACTCCGTCTCAGGACACGAGTGCGGTACCACATTCTGACGGATGCGCAGCACGAAATGCTACAAACGAAATATGGTCTTACCGGGGATGATCCCTATCGCTTTGTTGTGTATGAGCGGGCTGTCCCGTTATCCGGCGATATGAACTTTGCTTGGGAGAAGGAGAGCGATCTCTCGCCAAGTTTTGTGGGCTCACATGAGGTGAACAGTTGTAAAGCACGTGGCTGA
- a CDS encoding Sulfurtransferase produces the protein MIHPLLIDTESLQQQLGRPGLIIIDVRGKAAYEFGGHIPGAVHSTWHEYSDPNAIPKGLLNPDLGQIERILCRLGINNDSDVVIYSNPFDNWGDEGRMFWMLEYLGHTRLRILDGGWVKWTDEKRPFEHGPISPPPGTFKAHPVQPLVTLKEDLKTIVRSPHPQTAILDARSVEEYLGKEVSGIPRPGHIPSAIHVAWNGFLNKDATVKDSSVIKEMLQARGVQVEQEVICYCTGGVRSAWLYFILKLMGYPNVSNYPGSWWEWSRDFAAPVEKDLYALQKILGIDPAAKHS, from the coding sequence GTGATCCATCCTTTATTGATCGATACCGAGTCGCTTCAACAGCAGTTAGGCCGACCGGGCCTCATCATCATCGATGTTCGCGGCAAGGCAGCCTACGAATTCGGCGGCCATATTCCCGGCGCCGTCCATTCAACGTGGCATGAGTACAGTGATCCGAACGCCATACCGAAGGGGCTGCTGAATCCTGATCTGGGTCAGATCGAGCGAATCCTGTGTCGTCTCGGAATCAACAATGACAGCGACGTCGTCATCTACTCCAACCCCTTCGACAACTGGGGGGATGAAGGGCGGATGTTTTGGATGTTGGAATATCTCGGTCACACACGCCTACGTATTTTGGATGGAGGGTGGGTGAAATGGACTGACGAGAAACGACCGTTCGAACACGGGCCCATCTCTCCTCCGCCGGGCACCTTCAAGGCGCATCCGGTACAGCCGTTAGTGACGCTGAAGGAGGACCTCAAAACGATCGTCCGATCTCCGCATCCTCAGACGGCGATTCTGGACGCTCGGAGTGTCGAAGAATATCTCGGAAAAGAAGTGTCCGGCATTCCCAGGCCAGGGCATATTCCCTCCGCCATCCATGTGGCGTGGAACGGATTTCTGAACAAGGATGCAACAGTGAAAGACTCTTCAGTGATCAAAGAAATGTTGCAGGCGAGGGGGGTCCAAGTCGAACAGGAGGTGATTTGCTACTGTACAGGCGGTGTTCGATCGGCCTGGCTCTATTTCATTTTGAAACTCATGGGATACCCGAATGTGAGCAATTATCCAGGATCGTGGTGGGAGTGGAGTCGGGACTTTGCAGCCCCAGTCGAGAAAGATTTGTACGCGCTCCAAAAAATTCTGGGGATCGACCCTGCCGCCAAACATTCTTGA
- a CDS encoding hypothetical protein (conserved exported protein of unknown function) — protein sequence MMSRILRSAMLVCGIGMLVGAPALNGLALAGNKHVSEAVEHAQGAVSHGKEGHADACVQHAEEALKHATAAGMKNPHLEEGVKHLTEAVKHGKAGHAEACTEHAEGGVMHLAEVK from the coding sequence ATGATGAGCAGAATCCTGCGTAGTGCGATGCTGGTCTGTGGGATCGGCATGTTGGTCGGAGCACCAGCGCTGAACGGGTTGGCGCTGGCCGGCAACAAACATGTAAGCGAAGCAGTGGAACATGCACAAGGGGCTGTGTCACACGGAAAAGAAGGGCATGCCGATGCCTGTGTGCAACATGCGGAAGAGGCCCTCAAGCATGCGACCGCTGCTGGAATGAAGAACCCACATTTGGAGGAAGGGGTCAAGCATTTGACCGAGGCAGTGAAACACGGAAAGGCCGGGCATGCGGAGGCCTGTACCGAACATGCCGAAGGCGGGGTCATGCACCTGGCCGAGGTCAAGTAG
- a CDS encoding Nitrilase, translating to MRIGFYQFDPQFGEVGTNLDRVTAKLEQADADLIVLPELFASGYQFVSQEEAQRLAESVPDGVTVRRLAELAKRRNMHLVAGLAERSGTRCYNSAVVVGPSGFLGCYRKTHLFYEETQLFTAGDSGFLVWDIGPAKIGVMICFDWYYPEAARTLALQGADIICHPSNLVLPNCPDSMPVRCLENRVFAVTCNRIGTEARDGKERLTYIGQSEIVTPKGGIIYRASRDQEELSLVDIDPAEARDKTLNRYNDLFRDRRTSLYTV from the coding sequence GTGCGCATCGGGTTTTACCAGTTCGATCCGCAGTTTGGTGAAGTGGGCACAAACCTTGACAGGGTCACGGCCAAGCTGGAACAGGCGGATGCCGATCTCATTGTGCTTCCGGAACTATTTGCGTCAGGCTATCAGTTCGTTTCTCAAGAGGAAGCTCAGCGATTGGCCGAGTCGGTCCCCGATGGCGTAACGGTCCGTCGCTTGGCCGAGCTCGCGAAGCGGCGCAATATGCATCTTGTGGCAGGCCTCGCCGAACGATCGGGGACACGCTGTTACAATTCCGCCGTGGTTGTGGGACCGTCTGGTTTTTTGGGCTGCTATCGAAAGACCCATCTCTTTTACGAAGAGACCCAGCTCTTCACTGCTGGAGACTCAGGATTTCTCGTATGGGATATTGGGCCGGCGAAGATCGGAGTGATGATCTGTTTCGACTGGTACTACCCTGAGGCCGCGAGAACTTTAGCCTTGCAGGGAGCGGACATTATTTGCCATCCCTCCAACCTGGTGTTACCGAACTGCCCGGATTCCATGCCGGTACGGTGCCTTGAAAATAGAGTCTTCGCCGTGACATGTAATCGCATCGGAACCGAGGCCCGTGACGGGAAAGAGCGGTTGACCTACATCGGCCAGAGTGAAATCGTCACACCTAAAGGGGGCATCATCTATCGGGCATCTCGTGACCAGGAAGAGCTGAGCCTTGTTGATATCGACCCTGCCGAGGCTCGCGATAAAACCTTGAATCGCTACAACGACTTATTTCGCGACCGCCGCACGTCGCTGTACACAGTGTAA
- a CDS encoding hypothetical protein (conserved protein of unknown function), with the protein MSTELRKGIFLIAAPSLRDPNFRQTVVLLCEHGPEGALGVIVNRPTAMSISEALPQVPVIEGSGHVLYAGGPVQTNQVMLLYRGDTFPDNAHHVFDGVCLGGDVGMVERILTGSDTKEAFRAYLGYSGWAPGQLETEMKTGSWITLPADPQAVFEKDPTRVWGDMLLTLGAAYHPYAEMPFDPSCN; encoded by the coding sequence ATGAGTACTGAACTTCGGAAGGGAATTTTTCTCATCGCGGCGCCGAGCCTTCGCGACCCGAACTTCCGACAAACCGTTGTGTTGCTCTGCGAGCATGGACCGGAAGGGGCGCTGGGGGTCATTGTGAACCGCCCCACGGCCATGTCCATTTCGGAGGCACTGCCACAAGTGCCGGTGATTGAGGGATCCGGCCATGTCCTCTACGCCGGCGGTCCTGTGCAGACGAATCAAGTCATGCTGCTCTACCGTGGTGATACGTTTCCGGACAATGCGCACCATGTGTTTGATGGAGTCTGTCTTGGAGGTGATGTCGGCATGGTCGAACGCATTCTTACCGGATCCGATACCAAGGAAGCATTTCGCGCCTATCTCGGATATTCCGGATGGGCGCCTGGCCAACTGGAAACTGAGATGAAGACCGGGTCATGGATCACCTTACCGGCCGATCCGCAGGCGGTGTTTGAGAAAGATCCGACACGTGTCTGGGGAGACATGCTTCTCACATTGGGTGCGGCCTATCATCCGTATGCTGAGATGCCGTTCGATCCGTCCTGTAACTAG
- a CDS encoding hypothetical protein (conserved protein of unknown function) produces the protein MLGSSLIPGAKRKHVTQSNPSRSETESFLKKLHERPHQPIGRWLRAPAHVHFKAFRMSDPPAQRPASREEFQSLLAALKVPVESTVLKDTFGYGIKESVGGDRLIVVWQAHTEYYNYQIWHLPAKREVSFGALTFPEYKVAIAPLGNEVCRLDILLMEEALPTRERMESLFPGPVLYGSRVFDESTSLVTSFTPDEQGRERYWVSLGPQTLASRLKDIVDAIVRIETYYHLLLMQKPLFSAAIDHVYKFEKVHLEQREIITSHIGHANSETLQRWLNSLTQDLLKTNRLAGKLHFELSASIPYDKIVHTTLSSIGEQRMESYRPISDYVLGGITGVAEGYQQLLRRVDTLRGGFEGIIAIIRTRIDLIVEAQNLALLQSVDKTTKSQVLLQHTVEGLSVIVIAYYLSGLAGYVFKGLQEMGWLKNANIASAVFVPLAIGLAFVVTAFSKKYLHKKLGEEQPASKADKLKE, from the coding sequence ATGCTAGGGTCATCCCTCATTCCTGGGGCAAAGAGGAAGCACGTGACTCAATCGAACCCATCTCGATCAGAGACTGAATCATTCTTGAAAAAGTTGCATGAACGCCCGCACCAGCCGATTGGGCGTTGGCTACGTGCGCCGGCTCATGTGCATTTCAAAGCGTTTCGCATGTCCGATCCTCCGGCGCAGCGGCCGGCAAGTCGGGAGGAATTCCAGTCCCTGCTGGCGGCGCTCAAGGTGCCGGTGGAGTCAACGGTGCTCAAGGACACGTTTGGGTACGGCATAAAGGAGTCGGTGGGTGGCGATCGGCTGATCGTTGTCTGGCAGGCCCATACGGAATACTACAACTATCAGATCTGGCATCTCCCGGCCAAACGGGAGGTCTCATTCGGCGCATTGACCTTTCCGGAATACAAAGTTGCGATTGCGCCGCTCGGGAATGAAGTCTGTCGACTCGATATTCTACTCATGGAGGAGGCATTGCCGACACGTGAGCGGATGGAGTCGTTATTTCCCGGGCCGGTGCTCTACGGCAGCCGGGTCTTCGATGAGTCGACCAGCTTGGTCACGAGCTTTACTCCGGACGAACAGGGGCGTGAACGCTATTGGGTCAGCCTCGGGCCGCAGACACTGGCCTCGCGGTTGAAAGATATTGTCGATGCCATTGTGCGGATCGAGACCTACTATCATTTGCTGTTGATGCAGAAGCCATTGTTCTCCGCCGCAATCGATCATGTCTATAAGTTCGAAAAGGTGCATCTGGAGCAGCGGGAAATCATTACGTCGCATATCGGACATGCGAACTCGGAGACGTTGCAGCGATGGTTGAACAGTCTGACTCAGGATTTATTGAAAACCAATCGTCTGGCTGGCAAATTGCATTTCGAACTCTCTGCGTCGATTCCATACGACAAGATCGTGCATACGACCTTGTCCTCCATCGGGGAGCAACGGATGGAATCGTATCGTCCGATCTCAGATTATGTCTTGGGTGGCATTACCGGCGTCGCGGAGGGATACCAGCAACTCTTGCGACGCGTCGACACGCTCCGTGGCGGATTCGAAGGCATCATCGCCATCATTCGTACCCGCATCGATTTGATTGTCGAAGCACAGAACCTTGCGCTGCTCCAAAGTGTCGATAAGACCACAAAGAGCCAGGTCCTTCTTCAACACACTGTTGAAGGACTGTCGGTCATTGTCATTGCGTATTACCTGTCGGGGCTGGCCGGATATGTGTTCAAAGGCCTTCAGGAAATGGGCTGGCTCAAGAATGCGAACATTGCCTCGGCGGTGTTCGTCCCCCTCGCAATTGGTCTTGCTTTCGTGGTCACGGCATTCAGCAAAAAGTATCTGCATAAGAAGTTAGGAGAGGAACAGCCAGCGTCGAAGGCCGACAAGCTGAAAGAATAG
- a CDS encoding hypothetical protein (conserved protein of unknown function), which yields MKETKTMRTEPAKLENKKRRLEPPKTNDQELGPLKLLPGKWANLPGLPGRGWNMIALPFVAPPPPGVPFPLNYRLLLHQYNEELEFTLVDKAVPNRGIRLAPGTPANTDQFLVALDYQQRIRQIAGDDFPKSGLAGSPGDVIHHEPGLWLHMINGVTEGLNIGRLATIPHGDSVLALGRSSEHSGAQSIADISGLPIGVDQDLNNPYLAPYKHFNDNLFQGLFNPVSPNDLLEAANEGVEVEKTTVLDVDSTLPTGGVVNIPFIVRQANATVVKSTFWIQELKEKDKYGKPKLRLQYTQLVMLDFFPRVDNLPPGCCPGLIQWPHVSINTLEKVVDPEPKTK from the coding sequence ATGAAAGAAACTAAGACGATGAGAACGGAACCGGCAAAGCTCGAGAATAAAAAGCGACGGCTTGAACCACCCAAGACAAATGACCAGGAGCTTGGACCGTTAAAGCTTCTTCCGGGAAAGTGGGCAAACCTGCCAGGTCTGCCGGGCCGCGGCTGGAACATGATTGCGCTTCCCTTTGTAGCGCCCCCACCGCCCGGGGTTCCCTTTCCCCTCAATTATCGGTTGCTGCTCCACCAATACAACGAAGAGCTTGAGTTTACCCTAGTCGACAAAGCCGTACCGAATCGTGGTATTCGTCTCGCTCCCGGGACTCCCGCCAATACCGATCAGTTTCTCGTGGCTTTAGACTATCAACAGAGAATCAGGCAGATCGCTGGGGATGACTTCCCGAAAAGCGGCCTGGCGGGGTCGCCTGGAGATGTCATTCATCACGAACCGGGTTTATGGCTGCATATGATCAATGGTGTCACGGAAGGTCTCAATATTGGAAGGCTCGCGACCATTCCCCATGGCGACTCCGTATTGGCCCTAGGCCGAAGCAGTGAACACTCAGGCGCGCAAAGCATTGCTGATATCAGTGGGTTGCCGATCGGGGTCGATCAGGATCTCAATAATCCCTATCTGGCGCCGTACAAACATTTCAACGACAACTTATTTCAAGGATTGTTCAATCCGGTCAGCCCGAATGATTTGCTGGAAGCGGCGAATGAAGGTGTCGAGGTCGAGAAGACAACGGTCCTCGATGTTGATTCAACGCTGCCGACGGGTGGAGTAGTTAATATTCCCTTCATCGTCAGGCAGGCCAACGCGACGGTCGTGAAGTCCACGTTCTGGATTCAAGAATTGAAGGAGAAAGATAAGTATGGGAAGCCGAAGCTGCGTCTGCAGTATACGCAACTGGTCATGTTGGACTTCTTCCCGCGAGTTGATAATCTCCCTCCAGGCTGTTGCCCTGGCCTCATCCAATGGCCGCATGTGAGCATCAATACGCTGGAGAAAGTCGTCGACCCGGAGCCGAAAACCAAGTAG
- a CDS encoding Ribonuclease VapC → MALPIGGKVLLDTNVFIDFLRVGRHAEWVLGGHGNVARFISAVVLLELRLGADTPKRKKAVDRLQQAFLTSRTLGLPPTILDRAGQLFRTMYGNASGVSDRLGPMNDILIALTAREIGATVVTSNVLEFRRIAAKISGLKVVEP, encoded by the coding sequence ATGGCCTTACCGATAGGAGGCAAGGTCCTGCTCGACACCAATGTCTTCATCGATTTCTTACGAGTTGGCAGGCACGCAGAATGGGTCTTGGGTGGCCATGGGAACGTCGCGCGATTCATCTCGGCTGTTGTTCTGCTCGAACTTCGGCTTGGAGCTGATACACCCAAACGCAAGAAAGCCGTTGACCGGCTTCAACAAGCATTTCTAACCAGCCGAACGCTTGGCTTACCACCGACAATTCTTGATCGAGCAGGTCAGCTCTTTCGAACCATGTATGGGAACGCTTCTGGGGTGAGCGACCGCCTGGGACCTATGAATGATATTCTCATCGCTCTCACGGCACGAGAAATCGGCGCGACCGTCGTGACTAGCAATGTGCTGGAATTTCGCCGAATCGCGGCGAAAATCTCAGGCCTCAAAGTTGTTGAGCCTTAG
- a CDS encoding hypothetical protein (conserved protein of unknown function), translated as MAVALKHKHLVLDQRKINAAKRYFGVTSEQEAIDKALSLLIEEHRLSKALQPLKGILKGDDRPWPYR; from the coding sequence ATGGCCGTTGCACTGAAACACAAACACCTGGTACTGGATCAGCGCAAGATCAATGCCGCAAAGCGGTATTTCGGAGTCACCTCCGAGCAGGAAGCAATTGACAAGGCCCTGTCCCTGCTGATCGAGGAACACCGACTCAGTAAGGCATTGCAGCCACTGAAAGGAATACTGAAAGGCGACGATCGGCCATGGCCTTACCGATAG